In Lineus longissimus chromosome 5, tnLinLong1.2, whole genome shotgun sequence, the genomic stretch CCTGCAGAATCTGGGCAGTCTGTGCATCATATAGGATCTGCTGCTGAAGCTGGTCTGGGGCAACTCGTAGGAAGTCAGGAGAGAGGTCTCCAACCATCACCTAAGAAATGGTACATTGACAATAGCGTATGAAAGTTGAAACAGACAGATAGGCTAGAGTGTTTTCACAGTGAGCCATGGTGGAGGGCAGAaaaatgatttgtcatgcctgacttaATTGAATCAAAAGCTGTTATGGTCTTTTGGGCTTGCTATCTTTTGTTTCCAACATGGCCGGTGATGACGTCGACTGCAACCAATCTAGGCCGACAGGCACACATTGCGACATTCTTCTGATGCGGCGATGTGACTGTTTTGTTGTCTATGTCACTCATCACTGTCAGTAGTGTGATATACGTCAAATATGACCGGTCCGGATGAGTAGCAGTAAACTATGCTTTAGTTAAAAGTGGGAAAACAGTGGGAACAAAACCACAAACCCAAGTTCAGGGATTGTTTAGGGACCTGTCGAAAtaggagtacatgtatttggtagGGTTTGGTATTTGCAAAATCAACTTCTCAACGATAACATGGCTGTGAAAATGAATGGTCATCCACACCATCTGATTGTAGGTATCATTGACAACCAGTTGATCTGTCAAATCATGAATTCAGAtgcttgaagacagtcacctgACGTTTCCATTCTTGATGTCTTCCGGGATTTGATGTTGTCACCGCCATCTTCGATTTTCAGTTTCAACCTCGTTCCTGAAAGTTATATGGGGTGTTCCAAAATAAATCACAAGATTAAAACATTAAATATCAGCTATACGAGAACATATCCGAAATAAATTGTTAGCAAACGTTAAAATTGTGTAAAACGCCATTCTAAAAGCATTATTATCATATCAAAACTAGAGGAAAATTTGATTTTCTCTaagtttcaaaaacaaaattgcACATAATATATTGAAACACCTTGTAGTAAATATATTTTGCCTGGGAACGAGGATTTTGCAATCGCCAGATTTTTCGGAGTAAAAAAGACGATTTTCGATAAATGCGACGCTTTTGCTGGAGCCTAAATGGGAGTGATATAAGAAACATATATCAAAGAAACTTACAGACGTCTACTTATACGATCTTACACCTTAGTTTGGTCAGAAAAGACCAATATCTGTGACCCATATGCTAATATTTTCCTGACCTGGTTGTCCCACACTGCTACAGTACACAGCTAGCTGTGGCAATACACAGTGCATTCTACTTCCGGGTTCTCCAATATTTGCTGCCAAATACTGTCTGCTCGCATGGAGAGATTATATTATGCCCTGTACTCGGAGGATCAACTTAAGATTACAGGCGTCGGGCAATGGGAGTACAATTTTGAAACCAGGAAACGTGAACATGAGTAACAAAGTTTGCGGCAGCTCTGGGTGAGTGTCTGCAGCTGCACTTTTTAGATTGAGTCACTACAAGTCCTCTCAATATGACACCTAAGAACTTCGGTCCCAGAAATGCCGATAGTAGCTGGCTGATTtgtcagttatgcgcaaaccgtaccatcgtcatatctgGGACCGTACCAGTCAAAGGTGGACATTCAGAGCCAAAACAGTGCTGCCATATTGGGCACATGAATGGAAGAATGTGGAGTATGTGACCACGCTCTCTTTTGGTTGCTGAAGTTTGATCGGGCTCCTTGGTTCACAGGTGAATAGATTACTTTACTTGGAAAGTTTGTGCAAAACAAGTGAAAGCTTGTTGATGAATATGATAAAATTCAGCAGTAACCAGTTTTGCTCAGAATCATGATGAAGATGTTTAAACTGCAGTTGATCATTTTTTCAGGCACCCTTCTGATAAGGAAGCCATGACGACTTTCAGTGGAATGATTGTGCAACCCAAACATGCCCACTTCCCTGATATTCCTCTCGACAGCTGTCTATTCTACGAAGCGGTCTTGTTTGTTTATGGCATCCTTGTTATGATCCTCCAGTATGTCCATCTGTACAAGACAGTCTGGTGGCTGCCACAGTCACATGCCACCTACGGACTGGTAAGTTTAGTTCGTTCAGCCCAGTTAGGGACCGGGGATGAGTTGATCTGATTTGGCAGATGATATTATCAATACCAAGTTAATAAGCAGGTCATTTGTTGTCTGATTAGGTAGATCTTAATTAGTCAGTCTGATTAGTTAGATTTACAATTAGCTACACTGATTACGGTAGGTAGATAATAAAAAGCCATCCTGATTTGGTAGATATGTTTGATTCAAAAAGTAATTGCTCTTTTCCAGAATTTCTACATGATTGATCCTCATCTGTTCTCTCTGCTCTGCATCATCATGATCAAGCGGCTCATATGGACGTTCATCAAAGAGGTATGGGACAGATAATGAGATATTGAAGCATGTGTTCTAGCTTGGCTCATGGTTGACTCGAAGACCATTTGGGCCATTATTGTATTGTAGGAGGAACCTGGAAACTTGGAGAAAACCTATGCTTTCGAAGAGAGTCACCCTCACCATCACATTAAGTATATCACCATCGGGACCAACCGGGAATCGAACGCAGGATctcaaatggtttcatgtgtCATTACTTTTGTTTCAGGCTTATAAGGAGAGTTCGCCCCGTTCCTGCACCTTCTGGTTCATCCAGTTGATCAAGTTGATCCTGACGATAGGGATGACTGCATCTTTCTTTTACACTGCCTACCATGTTATACTGAGCTATCCCATCATGTATCTCCTCCTTCTCTGTTACCCGTGAGTATCATCCTGTCTCTTGGTTCACATTCAACCCAAAAGCTGCCATATTGCTATACCTTTGGTACATTTGAGcggctaaaatttacaatccccgatcggaagtgacgtagtttgatcgcattcaactataaattcattgaacagtggtgcttcgttagtcaaccaatgacctttttttggggtgtgatcggggattgtaaactcgttcccattTGAGCTTGTGAAGGATGAGATGGGACCAAGCACTATTACAGTTACATTGGTCAGGAGGCAGTTGAGTGGGACCAAGCACTATTACAGTTACATTGGTCAGGAGGCAGTTGAGTGTGGGTATTGGTTTGGAAAGATTGAGACGAGTAAAATATCAGGACAGATGACCACAATATGGTATCAAGCTTTGCCGAAGAGAATTCGAGATTATTATGAATAGTCATCTTACTTTACTTAATACCTCTGCAATTAGAGCGTGTCACTGCTTTGGACAGCATTGGAACAActgtaagtacagtagaacctctctattaaggacaccctcgggactgacaagtgctgtccttaatagagaggtgtcctaattagagaggtcaaattgaaaggaaactatctatcaatttgggaccaaaactagtgtccttaatagagaggtgtccgctaagggaggttccactgtaatgtcTTGAGAGGTTCCCTTGTTGTTGATTATTTCTGTTACTGTTCTGCTCTTAATTTACTTCAGCATTGCCATGTATGTGACCCTATTTTGGCCAAGCCTCCGATCGTTGATGAACAGTTCGAGATCAGATTTCGATGAGCGGCCAATCCGATCAAAGCGCGAACAGAAGCCAGCCATTCCATCCCATAATTGTACCATGTCTCCGGAATCGGTTCGCGATGAAGTTGAACATCTCAAAACTGACTTCAATGGACGTATTAAGCAGGTTTTATTCGTATCGATGCTTTGTGCCTACTACATGTGTTTCATCCCAGTCTGCTTTGCACAGGTAAGTggagttaccatggtaacaataAGTGGTAACgatttatatcaatatatacatgtataaccatgGTAACAGTAGGTTGTCATGTGTACAGTCCACCTTGCGGGAATTATTGAATATTTGTATTTGAGACATAGGGATGGCATTTCACATTTTCTTTGTTGTTGATAACATGTATCTGTGCATACGTCAGGTGGGCATGCTGGGATAGTTTGTATCACACATTTCCCCTAGGCTTTGCCTTGAAAGCCAAATCATACACAAAGTGCGGTGTCAACTCTTGACCTGCAAGTTAGCGACTTGAACAACCAGGCACTGAATTCAATGTTTGCATGTGTGCTCTCTCCTCTTTAGCATGTTAGTAACGAGTGTGACACGTGCTGGGTAAGTGACCACCTCTTGCAGTGTTCTCTGTTGACTTCTTATAGAGGGGTGGATTTTAACTTGTTAGTTGCTGCACTTTAATCAAATACCATAAGAGTTTTCCTCAATTTAGGCTTTTGCAGCATTTTAAGAATTATCTGCATTCTGCAACGTTAAATGTTTTCTCAATTGGTGACCTACCTACTCCTGGCTAAAAAAAACTTAGGCCTGTCGGAAGGATTCATTGCCACGTCATTGCTCTGAAGAGAAGTGCCTTTTATTTTGTCACTCTAACCATGGCTAATGACCTTTTTTGGAAAATGGCAATGAATTGTCGCTCCGGAACTTTGTCTTCGGAGAACACTGTTAAGAGATGAAAATGAAACTGACACCATATCGTGAGTGGTGGTGGAAAGGGAAGGAAGGCCTGAGAGTAGAAAGAAGAATGTGATGATGGCTAACTAAGTTCTTGAGCAGAGAATAACTCTCTTGAGGTTAAGAGCTGCATGTACATCTGACACTTACAGTGTTCCACATTTCAATGCACATATACTTTCAATAGAGTGCCTGCTACCTAACCATATCTTGCATTATACTACACATGGTTCTTCCACTGGTGTTTGTGATGGTTCCCTCTCTAAGTGACCTTGCTTGAGGAAAGCTCAGATAGCAGCTAGAGTGAGGGTCAGTGCCCATTCCATCAATATATCATCATTTCACCCATGGTCTCTCATTCTGCAGATTGGTTCTTGGAGCAGTTGGGTTTTCAGTGGATATCATCTCTGTTGGCACGGCATATAAAATGCCAACCTTTAGCTTGTAACTGCACTCGCACTCTCAGCAGCAGATGAGCTTGATTATGCCATAGTTGACTCAATCAAAATGCATTGAACATTTGCTTGATGCCTAAACATAGAATAACCGTGGTAGCCTCTCAGTGCTTTAAATTAACGTCTCGTTGATTGACATACCTCCTGTCAGAGGTGACAACGTCTTTCAGTTGTCAAACAATTGTAAATAATCTCTTGTGTCCTTTGTTTTCTAATTGCCCTGGGTTTATTTATGGAATACAATCTATTTCATGTATGAATATAGCAATGTGGTTAATAGTAAGTTGACATTTTGCTGATTGTAAGAGCGATGTTTGCCGTTCTGTTACACAAAGTCCTGACTATATTTGTCACAATTATGCCCAATATTTCACctatgaaaatattatttcacaagTGATCTTTGATTTCTTATCTTCTACGCTCGGTCCCCAGTCAGAGGAGTCAATGCATTCAGTTCTAGACACAGACAATTATTATCAGAACCAAAAGCCATAGGCTGAATAGGGTAAAGGCAATCACACACTTGGGCTGTTCACATGTATATGTTGAGGCCATTTTTCCTTTGTTCCACATTTTTACAGGGATAATActtatgctacatgtacaacctTAGATCAATAGTGTGACAGCAGGTAAAAACACCTTTAATCAGGAGGTAAACAGCCCTCGTGTGATGATTGAGGCCTCCGATGATCACAGTACTTGCACTGTGGTTACATTTGCCTGAATATTATAAACGTGCATTGACTTCTCTAGGTAAAGGACCAGCTGTtttgatttacatgtacttgtgttgAATTTCttaaactttttattttttgtgtttCTTTATTCTAacacatgtttaaaaaaaacttttgtaTTTCTATCTAACTCCTCTACTGCAAATAGGTCTGGTGTACTGAGCACCAGCTATCATCTGCTTGATATCGCATCTCTCTTTATCTGCAGTAACGAAAGGGTTGCATTCAGGGAAACGAGCAGCAGTGGTGCCCCCATGAGCAACAGTGGTGCCCCCATGAGCAACAGTGGTGCCCCCATGAGCAACAGTGGTGCCCCCATGAGCAACAGTGGTGCCCCCATGAGCAGCAGTGGTGCCCCCATGAGCAGCAGTGGTGCCCCCATGAGCAACAGTGGTGCCCCCATGAGCAACAGTGGTGCCCCCATGAGCAACAGTGGTGCCCCCATGAGCAGCAGTGGTGCCCCCATGAGCAACAGTGGTGCCCCCATGAGCAACAGTGGTGCCCCCATGAGCAGCAAATGGTATCTCCATAAGCTACtgctttgaaatatttgatctCTATAAAGTTATTTATTGGAtatttttgtttactttttcagAACACCCTGTACTACGACCCCTGGTGGGTTAGCCAACACGCTGTCATCGTGTGGGTCAGTGCGTTTGTTCTTTGTCTTCTTTATTATCTCCCACCAAAATATGTGGACACGTTACATCGATGTGCCCTGCATCTCGGCAGGTGGCAGAAAGTGGAAGGACGGCATGCCCATGTGCCGTACAATGCgtaagttggtgaagacaaatTTTCAAACCAGTACATGGGCTCTAGTGAAATTAGAAAAATATGCTTTTGTGAACATAGGTTGTGAACATAAAGATGTTGGCTGTATCAGTCTCGCTTAGGAACCCATTCTTTGCAGGCTTGAATTAAAGAACAGTGCTAttgtttgtttattgaaagACAGTCATACCTGTCGATGTCTTGCAGGTGGTCAGAGTTACAAGTTTGGCCCATGGGTGCTCTTGTGAAACATGTGCGTGGACTGTTCAAGGCTGAGGGCATTAATAATACAGCCGAACCAGGCAATAACATGCATGCCAGGTTCTTTGTAAGTATTCTATGGTTTTTTTACGCTCCTTGAATCGATTGTAACCACAATAGTGTTTCACTAAATGCtgcaacattttgaatttggacCACATAGAAAAGAATCACCAAGTACAACTTGGCTTATAAATCTGTGCAGATAAGGACTGCTGATTAATGAGAGTTTATCAGTAAATTACTTTGACAATAGATATTCCTCAATCACCTATTCTCTGATGGTGGATTCATGAACCTTCTATGTCTTGGTCAAAGCCTCTCATGGTCCTGGGCAGCCAAAGTGACTTCACCTTTAACATTTGaccttttgttttcagtttatgTTTCACAAGCCCTTACGTGTAGTGAACTGGCTGCTGATCATCACATGGAGTCTAATCATGTATCAGTTCTTCACGTTAATCCAGTCATCTGAATGGAGCCATATCCTCTCCACAACATTCATGCTCTTCTGTAACTATTACATCTTGTTTCGATTGATGCGGGACCGATTCATCTTGAACCGAACATATCGGGAGGAACAGATCATGCAGCATATGCATCAGACGTGAGGAGGATGTGGCATAGATATGACACATATCCAGTCAGAGCCATAAACAATACTCCTCTATTGGAAAATCTAAACGACGATGAGAAAATGTTACGGACAACTCCCACACGTTGTGAATAAATAAACAGCCTGACTTAGGTGGTCTATGTTCTCTCTAAGTTGTAACTGTTACATGTAAGTCTGCAAGTCACCCGAGACTTTAGTCATGTTGATGGATTTTGCTATCAACGCTCTATATCACTTGTAAAATGTggcaaaaaataaatgtttatATCTGCAAGTCGGCTGTTGAACTTTCTGTGAGAGACACTGTAATGTGGATGTGACTTCTACTGTATGTAGATTGTATTGTGCTGTGCACTTTCTGTCCTTGATAGATATGCCAGTGCACAAAGCAGCTGCTTGGTCCTCCTGAGACACGACTCAATACTGATACCAAAGGCCCCTGTACACCTTGTGCATTCCTGGATGACCTGTCCTCACTGCTTGTCACAGTACATCTATTCTCATGAACATGTCCAACAGTTACATTGTTGTAAACAAGATCGTTTAGTCTAGCCTCCCAAGTTGTGTCCTCCTCTGAAGAGACATCTGTACGTCACAACCAAGTGTGGAGACTGTTTGTCCCCATTGCACTGTGATTTGTATGTCCTCATCCTGgcataaatgtacatgcagcAGAACAATGTGTCCCAGTGATATCAAATATCAGCATCGTGTCCTCAATGGATTCAACTGTGACATTGGAGATGGTACGTGTACAGCCTGTCCTGGCTGTACCTATTAATGTAGGATGTTGCACTCGGCCATACCAATATTGTTGGCCTCTGATACCGATTATCTTCACTTCATCTCCAGCTGGCAAATTTAATATCTAAATTCGGAATGGTCCAGAGGGACGGACTAAATAGGGTAGGGGGCAAAATGGGTGGATGTGCCTGGGGGATGAAAAGGCTGGAGACGCTCTAAAGACGTCAGACGATTCACAACtcggtacatacatgtacgtatgttACCATCACTCAGAAGAGCGGGAGAAATTTCGCAAGTTTGTCAGCCAGGATTCAGGAATTCATACACTGTCCTTTTATCTTCCAGAGAAGACTGTTCACAAAATGAACAAATGAATTGCATAGAATTATCTTTAATACACGTATTTACAAACAGTATTTTATTTACAATGAACTGTTGGTGTTCAGACAGCAATAACGAATGTGCAAGGACAAATTCCTGCATTTTCCCCCTTTGCACATTAGTGAGATAACTTTCATCACACATGTACATAGTGTGTGCAGCTGAATGGTTCAAATCTGGAATACAGAGGAATCTAGGTATCCTCTCTAAGCAAAATCAGGACGCAAGTCTATAATAGGATATTCATGCAGCCTGCCCCCAACATTCAAACCATATTAGTTGCAAATCCaatccatacatgtatatggcacaATTGTGAGTCCAGAGCCTTGGTTCAGAAGCATGAACCATGACTCACTGAAGAACATATTCTTTCCATTCCTTATCTCCAGAGAAGTCCTCTGATCTTCAACTGTGGAGGATGCTTAGCACTGAAAGACAGAAATGGCCAACTGTTATACACGATTAGCTCAATCACACAGACAAGGAGTGCTACAGAAAGCCAAGTGCACACCCgttttatttgaatatttttacaatatatgTGTTTGCATGTTTGCTATAGCATTGGCATTGATCCCTGCAGGCACAGCAGTTAGAGACTAATGAACTCCTTTCTCTGCATACACTGGGATGGCGGAGTGTGACAACACCTTTTTCCTTGACCAGCAATTGAGACAGAGTGTAGGTTTTCCTTGCCACGACCTCCTCAACCGAGCAGAACCAAAACCTCTTAAATGATGCCTGGACATACCTGGATATTTCTGGTTCAGGTAAAGTGTCTATCTTCAGGTAATCTTTGACTGTAGCTACAAGCACATCCAGCTGTTCATCAGTTGGCACCTCATGCCACTGTTTCAGTAAGAAATTCCTCAACACATCTGGTAAACGACTCagcattttttggaaaaatgacTCATGTCCCCGATTTTGTTCTACGAGGTTGAGTAACCAGTATGAGAAGACaggccaaaatggtggtttctGAAACAAAGAAAGGATTGTAGTTAGTATGTGTTAAAAGTGAAGAACTTCTCTTCAGCAATGAGAAGGGTCAGAGCATGGCACAAGGAcagcatcaacaacaacaactggtaCTTACCATTAATTTTTCCAAGTAAATATTTTCTCCCGCATCACCAAAGAACATATTAATGGATATACAGACATCTAAAGACGTCACCTGATGCCACCAGAAGGCTGGGATAAACAACCTGCAAAAGAGAGGAGCCCATAAGTATGAATGGATACACAGAGCCAAGACAAAGTAGTAATCATCTTTCCAATAGACTGTTGACATGATTTGATGCTCATCCAAAGGGCCAAACAAGCACAGCACCACATCCAAAACACCAGTACCACTGCCTactactatagatccatgcacttgattgggaacaacgtttacataacgtggtgttggccgtcgtcacgtcaccatgcatttttacattagtgtaacgtgacgtgacgcgaagtcttcgtaaacgttgttcccaatcaagtgcatcgatctTTACTGTGCATCACTTACATTTCTCCAGGTGACAAAACACAATGATGGCACGTAGCATTTTTGAACTCTGGAAATTTTTCCAAATCGGGCTCTTCTACGTTGATTTGTGACTGAAGCGTCTTCCCTTTGGAGCCGTGAATGTTGGGGTACATGTGTTCAGTGTCGAGACCAAATAGTCGCAGTTGCTTTGTGCCTTTGATCATCACAAGAAAGTTGTCGTCAGGATCTGTATGACAATACTCTGAAAGGAGAAATATTAAGTCAGAACCATAAACAATACTTCTCTATtggaaaatctttttttttgtaGCCTTACCAAAATGAGGCATCAAATGGATGAGAGCTTCTAGTACTCACCATAATGTCCCTTTCTTGCTATCCACATGTAAGGACCACAGTGGATTTTACCAACATACTCAGGTAGAGGAACATCATCCTGAAAAGCATGCGATAAGTGGAATAGCAGACTGACAATGACTAAGAGTACACAGAAGACAAAGACACTATTGATGAAGACAATAGATCCCTTCTACATCACGAGGAGaaagacatgtacaactttgaGACATATGCAAGTTAACACTGAAAGTGTCAAAACACACAGAATGAATTATGTACAGATCCTTGACCATTTCTTAAAATAAATAAAGCACCTTGCAACAAACTGTTTGGAGGGTTCATAATATGATTTACCTGAAGTTCTGGGAATGCCAAGTTGAGGTTTTGAACCGCTAGATAGGAATTCTTGGATCGACTGTTTTCCTTCAGGAGGTCATCCACGTACTCTTGAAGTGTGGTTTCCCGAATAGTGTACTTCTTACCCAGCTGGAAGAAAGCACAGAAACTACTGACCTGATGACAACTTCGTTAACAATTGTCTCCGAGGGTCACAACCTCCAGACGATTTAGTCAACTCTTgttttcaatgtcacaacctcaagACAACTTTGTCAACTATCAATGCCATCGTCAACAGACAAGCAGACTGAGACATACACTTGGCAACATCTTTCCTCATAGAAAAAACATGAGGTAAATCATCATTGATAGTTGTGACCATGACAGATGCACTTATGTAACAAGGTCTTTAAACCAGAGTCACCGGTGAAATTCATGAGGTTTGCATTCAAGTCGCTCAAGTCAGAATCAGTCAGAATCATCTCGTGCGTTTCTTGGTACATTTTCTTACCCTGTAGTCTTCTCTGTTCGTATTTCCTCTAACCAAACATTGGTTTGAACCAACTCGCTGACACAAATTGTCGAGAGTCCAATGCTTCGCAGGCCAGTGCTCTACTGCTCCCTCTATGATCACAGGTTGACCTAAAGACATTGGAGAAACAAACTGTACTTAGTAAGGCCACACCAATGGCACCAACTGACACGAGGGTATTGCACTGTGATAATCAGTGCAGTGCCGCCTAGTGGGATAACAATACCCTATATTATGTCATAGCCTGTGTGAAAAGGTTGTCAAAATCAGATCTAAAAagtgtcacaacctgaagacaACTTTGTCCACCCCGGTCTCCGAGTGTCACAACCTGATGACAATTATGTCTTTGGgtgtcacaacctgaagacaACTTTGTCCACCCCGGTCTCAGAGTGTCACAACCTGATGACAATTATGTCTTTGGgtgtcacaacctgaagacaACTTTGTCCACCCCGGTCTCAGAGTGTCACAACCTCTATGGgtgtcacaacctgaagacaACTTTGTCCACCCCGGTCTCAAGAGTGTCACAACCTCTATGGGTGTCACAACCTGAGGACAACTTTGTCACTCGTCTTTGGGTGTCACATCCTGACGACAATTATGTCTTCGTGAGTCACAACCTAAGGACAACTTTCACTTTTTGTATGTCTTAGgcaactgtcagtgtcagagGAGGTTTGTCATTTTTCTAGATAGGCATGTAGAGTACCTATCCATCATTTTTATGAAACACCCTGTAAACATGATGAAATTCAAAGGCAAAATCTAACTGCTGAATATGACAAATCTGGTTTGAGAAGTCATAATCAAATAGGATacactgaaggagataacagaGGTCTTTGATTTGGACTTACCTGTATGTaaataatctttctcaaaatcgaGTTTGTTGAGGTTTTTTACTCTCTTGATGGGAATACTTTCGCACCATTTCAGGGCCATGTTTTCGAACCTCGATGGTAGGAGGTTAAGGGTCCTATCTCTGTACGTATATCTGCTGTACAAATACACGCGCACTTCGTCCGGCTGGATAGCGactgtttcaaaatggcggacgaCGATCAAGATTTCGACGAGTACGCTCGATTTTTACGAATTTATAATAAAAAACATGATTGTTTTAACATTTCCAGTTTCGCACCTCTGAATTATTGTCTTTGGTCCGCGTGGAGTGCATTCGCTGTGTTGGATGACTGTTTAATTGCCAGAAAAAGTGCATCGAACTCCTTATATTTCTTAACATGCTTTgtcctgtacaaaatgt encodes the following:
- the LOC135488441 gene encoding lysine-specific demethylase 8-like yields the protein MALKWCESIPIKRVKNLNKLDFEKDYLHTGQPVIIEGAVEHWPAKHWTLDNLCQRVGSNQCLVRGNTNREDYRLGKKYTIRETTLQEYVDDLLKENSRSKNSYLAVQNLNLAFPELQDDVPLPEYVGKIHCGPYMWIARKGHYEYCHTDPDDNFLVMIKGTKQLRLFGLDTEHMYPNIHGSKGKTLQSQINVEEPDLEKFPEFKNATCHHCVLSPGEMLFIPAFWWHQVTSLDVCISINMFFGDAGENIYLEKLMKPPFWPVFSYWLLNLVEQNRGHESFFQKMLSRLPDVLRNFLLKQWHEVPTDEQLDVLVATVKDYLKIDTLPEPEISSAKHPPQLKIRGLLWR
- the LOC135488352 gene encoding transmembrane protein 39A-like isoform X2; amino-acid sequence: MPCTRRINLRLQASGNGSTILKPGNVNMSNKVCGSSGHPSDKEAMTTFSGMIVQPKHAHFPDIPLDSCLFYEAVLFVYGILVMILQYVHLYKTVWWLPQSHATYGLNFYMIDPHLFSLLCIIMIKRLIWTFIKEAYKESSPRSCTFWFIQLIKLILTIGMTASFFYTAYHVILSYPIMYLLLLCYPIAMYVTLFWPSLRSLMNSSRSDFDERPIRSKREQKPAIPSHNCTMSPESVRDEVEHLKTDFNGRIKQVLFVSMLCAYYMCFIPVCFAQNTLYYDPWWVSQHAVIVWVSAFVLCLLYYLPPKYVDTLHRCALHLGRWQKVEGRHAHVPYNAWSELQVWPMGALVKHVRGLFKAEGINNTAEPGNNMHARFFFMFHKPLRVVNWLLIITWSLIMYQFFTLIQSSEWSHILSTTFMLFCNYYILFRLMRDRFILNRTYREEQIMQHMHQT
- the LOC135488352 gene encoding transmembrane protein 39A-like isoform X1, producing MPCTRRINLRLQASGNGSTILKPGNVNMSNKVCGSSGHPSDKEAMTTFSGMIVQPKHAHFPDIPLDSCLFYEAVLFVYGILVMILQYVHLYKTVWWLPQSHATYGLNFYMIDPHLFSLLCIIMIKRLIWTFIKEAYKESSPRSCTFWFIQLIKLILTIGMTASFFYTAYHVILSYPIMYLLLLCYPIAMYVTLFWPSLRSLMNSSRSDFDERPIRSKREQKPAIPSHNCTMSPESVRDEVEHLKTDFNGRIKQVLFVSMLCAYYMCFIPVCFAQHVSNECDTCWNTLYYDPWWVSQHAVIVWVSAFVLCLLYYLPPKYVDTLHRCALHLGRWQKVEGRHAHVPYNAWSELQVWPMGALVKHVRGLFKAEGINNTAEPGNNMHARFFFMFHKPLRVVNWLLIITWSLIMYQFFTLIQSSEWSHILSTTFMLFCNYYILFRLMRDRFILNRTYREEQIMQHMHQT